The DNA segment AAGGACCAAAAAGGTCTAGAACAATAGATCACTACCTCCCCGGCACCGAGCTCCAATTCCGGCCACGGCTATTGTTCTGGCCTGCCCTGCGGTCTTTTACTGATAGTTCCATATACAAATGAAAGATATCTATTAAATGAGAAATACAACTTCAACAACTCCACGACTTTACCTGCTCGCCAACCTAACAAGCTAACAAGCTAACAAGCTAACATCTTTTCCAGCTCGCCACCATCAAGCCTCTCGCCAACGCAGGCCACGGCTATTTTTTTGGCCAACCCTGCCGTTCATTAACTGATAGTTGGGTATTTATATGAAAGATATCTTTTAGATCAGAGTTCTTGAATATGGATTTTTATAAGTTGAAAACTTTTATGTTTTACTTGAAATTGTTCATAAATTGAAAATATTGTTTCTGTATGGAGAGGATAGATTGATTCTTTTAATGCATACCTTGCTCTTGCTGCTTATTGATATGTTCTTTTTATTCGGGAAGGTTTAATCTTCAAAGGCCCTCATGATCAGGCTTCGCCGAATTATTCGGGAAGGTTTGTTTTAAAGGTCCTCATGATAACTGCGTCATTACTCGGGAAGGTATATTTTTCAAAGGCCCTCATGATAACTGTGTCATTATCATTACTATAAAAAGAACCCAAAAGGTCTAGAACAATAGATCACTACCTACCCAGCATCAGCTTCCCTTTCCGTCCGGCACACACTTCTTTCGCGCTAGGCCAACCGCACTACCACCTCAAGTGCGCCCAGAAACCCGGATGATGTATTAGAACTTCGTCATGAGCGTTGAAATGGCAATAAAAGAAGGCTTTTCTGAGATGAGGCATAGCACCAGCTATGGTGAGTTGAAGAAAAGTAACGAAGTGACTTCTTTTGAAGCCATTTAAAGGCGTAATAGATTTTCTAATGCATTTTCCGGGTTATAACTTCTCGCCAACGCTGGCCCCGGGGCTATTGTTCTGGCTAACCCTGCGGTCTTTTACTGATAGTTCCATATACAAATGAAAGATATCTATTAAATGAGAAATACAACTTCAACAACTCCACGACTTTACCAGCTCACCAACTTCAACAACTTAACAACTTCAACAACTTAACAACTCGCCACCATCAAGCCTCTCGCCAACGCCGACCTCGGGGCTATTGTTCTGGCCTGCCCTGCGGTTCATTAACTGATAGCTTTGTACATTAATGGAATATATCCTTTAGATCAGAGTTCTTGAATATGGATTTTTATAAGTTGAGAACTTTCTATGTTTTACCTGAAATTGTTCATAAAATGAAAAATATTGTTTCTGTATGGAGAGGATAGATTAATTCTTTTAATGCATACCTTGCTCTTGCTGCTTATGTATACGTTCTTTTTACTCGGGAAGGTTTAATCCTCAAAGGCCCTCATGATCAGGCTTCGCCGAATTATTCGGGAAGGTTTGTTTTAAAGGTCCTCATGATAACTTCGTTATTGTCATTGCCATAAAAAGGACCAAAAAGGTCTAGAACAATAGATCACTACCTCCACGGCATCAGCTTCCCTTTCCGTCCGGCGCACTACCACCTCAAGTGCGCCCAGGAAAACTTCTCTCCAGCGCCGGCCCCGGGGCTATTGTTCTGGCCAACCCTGCAGTTGATTTGCTGGTAGTTGGGTATTTAAATGGGGATTACTCATTTATTGAAAATGTTTTTTTATAATTGAGAACTTTCTATGTTTTACCTGAAATTGTTCATAAATTGAAAATATTGTTTCTGTATGGAGAGGATAGATTGATTCTTTTAATGCATACCTTGCTCTAGCTGCTTATTGATATGTTCTTTTTATTCGGGAAGGTTTAATCTTCAAAGGCCCTCATGATCAGGCTTCGCCGAATTATTCGGGAAGGTTTGTTTTAAAGGTCCTCATGATAACTTCGTTATTGTCATTGCCACAAAAAGAACCAAAAAGGTCTAGAACAATAGATCACTACCGACCCGGCATCAGCTTCCCTTTCCGTCCGACACACACTTCTTTCGCGCTAGGCCAACCGCACTACCACCTCAAGTGCGCCCAGGAAAACTTCTCGCCAACGCTGGCCCCGGGGCTATTGTTCTGGCTAACCCTGCGGTCTTTTACTGATAGTTCCATATACAAATGAAAGATATCTATTAAATGAGAAATACAACTTCAACAACTCCACGACTTTGCCAGCTCGCCAACCTAACAAGCTAACAAGCTAATAAGCTAACAAGCTAACATCTTTTCCAGCTCGCCACCATCAAGCCTCTCGCCAGCGCCGGCCCCGGGGCTATTGTTCTGGCCAACCCTGCGGTTCATTAACTGATAGTTGGATATTTATATGGAAAATATTCTTTAGATGAGAGTTCTTGAATATGGATTTTTATAAGTTGAGAACTTTCTATGTTTTACCTGAAATTGTTCATAAATTGAAAATATTGTTTCTGTATGGAGAGGATAGATTAATTCTTTTAATGCATACCTTGCTCTTGCTGCTTATCGATATGTCCTTTTTATTCGGAGAGGTTTATTTTTAAAGGCCCTCATGATCAGGCTTCGCCGAATTATTCGGGAAGGTTTGTTTTAAAGGTCCTCATGATAACTTCGTTATTGTCATTGCCACAAAAAGGACCAAAAAGGTCTAGAACAATAGATCACTACCTCCCCGGCACCGAGCTCCAATTCCGGCCACGGCAATTGTTCTGGCCTGCCCTGCGGTTCATTAATTGATAGCTTTGTACATTAATGGAAGATATTTATTAAATGAGAAATACAACTATAACAACTTCAACTGCTCCACGACTTTACCAACTCCGCAACTTTACCAGCTCGCCAACCTAACGACCTAACAAGCTAACATCTTTTCCAGCTCGCCACCATCAAGCCTCTCGCCAGCGCCGGCCCCGGGGCTATTGTTCTGGCCAACCCTGCAGTCTTTACCCTGATAGATGTTTTTTTAATGGGAATTGCTCATTGAATGAGAGATGTTGAGTAAGATTTTTGTGACTAATATCTACATGTAAAACGTGGAATCGTTTACTTAATAGGTTCTTCCGCCTTCATGAAAAAGCGTTAAAAAAATGGGCAAATGGAGCGTTTAGAAAGGAATGCTTGTCTGAGCGAAGCGAGTTTGCGTTCCTTTTAGCGGAGTGCGCTCATTTTTAGCTTTTTCAGGTCAGCGGCGGCATTTTTTGTTTACTTTTTTTTGATGTAGAAAAATTGGAGCGAAGCGGAAATCATGAACGCCTTAAATTATAAACCTTCGTGAACTAAAAGTAAAAGCCCGTCGGCTAGAGACAATGAAGAAGTTTAAATTAAAAAGGGGTTCCTTAGTGCAAAAACTACATTTATATATATGTTATGAGCGTTGAAATGACAATAAAAGAAGGCTTTTCTGAGACGAGGCATAGCACCAGCTATGGTGAATTGAAACAAGTTAGCGGGCGACTTGATTGGCAGCAATTTTAATTCGTAATAGATTTTCTAATGCCTTATTGATGATAAAAAAGTAGAGGCGTCCATCCAGTTTTGGGTTACACCATATGGAACACCATAAACAAAAGGGCAACTTATCAACCACAAACTGATAAATTGCCCTTACAAGTTGCAAAAACGTAGAAATAAAACATTCAGTTCGTCTCAAGCCTGCGGCTCTCTAACTCACCGAAGTGTATTTTATTTTTTGTGAGGGGGAGTTGATGATACTCACATTGCTTCAATTACCAAATTCCTCAACAATACCGCCCGTTAATCTTAACAACTCTGTGTTAGACTGTATCAAGTTAAATATTGCTTGAAAGCGAGCAATAGCAGCGTTCATATAAACAATTTGCACATCCCGATAATTAAACGAATTAATAGATCCATTTTTAAATTTCTCTTCTGACAGATCAAGATTTAATTTGGCCGTTGATTCTTTCTCATTGGCCAACTTCAGTAATGCTTTTTGTACATTATAATTACTATACAACTGCAATAGTTGATTCTTCAAGCTATGCTCCATCTGACCGGTTTCCACCTGAGCCGCCTCCTCGTTTATCTTTGCTATTTGAATACTCCGACGGGTGACACCTCCATTAAAAATATTAAAGGACAGCGTTAAGCCCACATAAGCATCAGTTGTGTTTTGATTTACATCAGGACTAATTCCTGAATAATAATGATCCGTCCACGTTTTACCCACACCCGTATTCAAACTCAATGAAGGATAAACATTGCTTTTAGCAAGAGCAATTTCCTTGGCCTGCAAGCTTTGGTATAAATATTGATTCTTAAGGGTCTTATTATTCGACAATAATTTGGCGCTTAAATCCTCCATCAAATAATCCGGCATATCCATCTGTAATGGCGAAGTCAACTCCCATACTACATCATCCTCCACGGCCATATTGAAATTAAGCGTACGTATCGCATTTTCAAAGTTCACCTTTTGTTGCAAATAATTGGACTGATCTTCGAGCCATGCAGTTTTTGCCTGCAACATTTCGTAACTTGTGCTGGCACCCAAATCTCTACTATCGGCAGCCCTTTTATAGCGATCTTCTGACAAATCACTCAACTGCTTATAAACACCCACCATTTCCTTTTGCAACAAGCAATTGTTATAAGCTACCAATATATTCTGAATAGTACTCTCTACCAAAACAGCGGTATTTCCTTGCGACTGTTGCTCGAGCACCTCTAACTTTTGCTTGGTTATTTTTGCCGAAAAACCATTGAATACAAGCCAATTCAAACTCATATCCGGCGAAATCGTTTGTGTGCGATAATCCTCCGTATCGTTATAATTAAAATTCTCACGTCCTGTTACATCAAAATTAACAGAAGGCAAAGCTCCGGTATTTCCCCAACTATTATTAATGGAAGCCACTTCTTCACTCATCCTGGTAATTTGAAGATCGTAATTATTTTGAAGCCCCAACGCTATCGCATCCGATAACGACAAACTCTTTTGTGCCTGTCCGCCACAAGTAATTGATAAGACAAGTAACAGAATGATATACTTTATTATTCTCATATGTTCATTTTTTATAAAACTTTAATCAAATTCTTTGGCCATATTACGGCGCAAAGTTGCTTCAATCCTAGCGTTAATAACGGCTGTTTCTACATCCTCCGGTGCCAACTTCTCTTCGGAGCGAACATTATACATAAACAACACAACTTTATTTGTAATCACCACCAACACCGGTAATACTATCAAAATAAAAACAGTCCCAAACATAATTCCGTACGCCAGCGAGATGGCCATGGGAATCAACATTCTTGCATCCGGACTATTTTCCAAAATCAGAGGCATTAAACCAGCTGTTGTAGTCACTGTAGTCAAAAAGATTGCTCTAAAGCGAGACATACCCGCGTCCTTGATCGCTTCTATCAACTTCATTCCATGTTCCAAGTTCTGGTTATATTTAGACACAAAAACAATGGCATCGTTAATAACAACACCAGACAGCGCCACCATCCCCCATAGACTCATCATTGAGATGGGCTGATCATGAAACCCATGTCCCCAAATAGCGCCCACAAAACCGAGCGGAATCATAACAATAACCAACACCCCTTGAAGGAAAGATTTAAAATGAATCATAATGACCAATACAATCACCAAAAAAGCCACTCCAAAATACAACATCATGCTACCCATCTGCTCTTTGGTATCCTTTTGTTGTCCTTGGTGCATATAAGTTACATCAGGGTGTTTTTCTATGATCTTAGGCAGAATACTTTCTTCGATATAACTCAATATATCAGGGACAGACTGGCTCTGATCCTTCTGATAAGCATCCACCCTAATTTCACGACGTCCATTAAAATGATTAATAGTACTCAAACTACGGGCAGAAGATATTTCGGCCACACGCCCTAAAGGATAATTACCTTTGCTGGTGTGAATAAGCATATTCTCGAGTTGCCCCACAGTTTCTCTGTTATCACGAGAATATCGCACATACACCCATATTTCATCCTTTCCTTCTTGGATGCGCTGTGCCAGACCTCCGTAGAAACCTTGTTGCACCTCTGCCATCAATGACTTATTGGTTAAGCCTAAGGCATAAGCTTCCGGTTTTAATTTCAAGCGCAACTCCTGACTCCCTATTTGGCTGTTATTGGTAATATTAAACAAAGCAGGCATCTCCGTAAGCTCTGTTTCCAACTCATCCTTAGCCTGTTCCAGCTCATCCGGATCATAGCCCAATAAACTAATAGATACAGGTGCTCCAAAACGGTTGGATGCCCCAACCGCAAACTTATAAGCTTCAGGAATCTTACCTATCTTATTAGTTCTACTTTAACAGATTTATTGCTTTGAATAACAGAGGTCTATGTCACGCTGTCGCTTTTCATGTCGCTGCTGCAGTTTTTCCAGCATCCGTTCATCGGTCATTTCACGATAAAATTTGTATACCATAAAATCCATAATGTCTCTTGCCGACAACAATGGGACTTCGTCTTGATTCAATAGTTTTTCTTTCAGCATAAAGCTGCCCACCATTAAGTTGAGGGCTACTTGGTGATGCCATGACAGCCATTTGCGGGTTTGGAACTGATCCAAGCCTACTATCTGTTTTTGCTCTTTGAAGCTATGCTCAATGAAAAAGCGTTGTGCCTGCATGTATGCCAGCGCCTGATGCGTGTATTGAGCAAGTTCTGCGTTAGTGAACGAATATTTTATTTCTACTCCCTGCTTTGTCTTTCTTTTCGAAATGACCAGCAACCGTTTCTCAACAATGTTCTGAACCTTATCCCAAATGTAAACTGTCTTAAAATGGAACAATCCCTTCAGCTTTCCCTTGGCAGAATCACGAATGTCAAGCTTTTTCCAGTCCTTGTTTGTAAGCGTTTCTATATATTCGTTAGCGTTTACCGATGGGGTGCTTGCCTTCGGCCTTTTGGGTGGGCGCCCACGATTGCTCTTTCGCTCTGGAATATGTAGTTCTGGTTTTTCAAGGTGGATTTTTTGATCGCTATGAATGTCAAGCATGTACACCAAACCCATATCCTCAACCGAACGGGTAAACGCAAGGTCATTGCCATAAAGTCCATCCCCCCCAACGTAATCGAACTCGATACCCATTTCCAGTTGGTGCTTCACAATATCTGTAGCCAG comes from the Saccharicrinis fermentans DSM 9555 = JCM 21142 genome and includes:
- a CDS encoding efflux RND transporter permease subunit — translated: MGKIPEAYKFAVGASNRFGAPVSISLLGYDPDELEQAKDELETELTEMPALFNITNNSQIGSQELRLKLKPEAYALGLTNKSLMAEVQQGFYGGLAQRIQEGKDEIWVYVRYSRDNRETVGQLENMLIHTSKGNYPLGRVAEISSARSLSTINHFNGRREIRVDAYQKDQSQSVPDILSYIEESILPKIIEKHPDVTYMHQGQQKDTKEQMGSMMLYFGVAFLVIVLVIMIHFKSFLQGVLVIVMIPLGFVGAIWGHGFHDQPISMMSLWGMVALSGVVINDAIVFVSKYNQNLEHGMKLIEAIKDAGMSRFRAIFLTTVTTTAGLMPLILENSPDARMLIPMAISLAYGIMFGTVFILIVLPVLVVITNKVVLFMYNVRSEEKLAPEDVETAVINARIEATLRRNMAKEFD
- a CDS encoding TolC family protein; translation: MRIIKYIILLLVLSITCGGQAQKSLSLSDAIALGLQNNYDLQITRMSEEVASINNSWGNTGALPSVNFDVTGRENFNYNDTEDYRTQTISPDMSLNWLVFNGFSAKITKQKLEVLEQQSQGNTAVLVESTIQNILVAYNNCLLQKEMVGVYKQLSDLSEDRYKRAADSRDLGASTSYEMLQAKTAWLEDQSNYLQQKVNFENAIRTLNFNMAVEDDVVWELTSPLQMDMPDYLMEDLSAKLLSNNKTLKNQYLYQSLQAKEIALAKSNVYPSLSLNTGVGKTWTDHYYSGISPDVNQNTTDAYVGLTLSFNIFNGGVTRRSIQIAKINEEAAQVETGQMEHSLKNQLLQLYSNYNVQKALLKLANEKESTAKLNLDLSEEKFKNGSINSFNYRDVQIVYMNAAIARFQAIFNLIQSNTELLRLTGGIVEEFGN
- a CDS encoding IS701 family transposase; the protein is MYLSEFQHHFKNRTKSNFDKATQYVEGLALSDLKNIERITETLNADYHKMQHFITESNWDARAVIDQIANQVDQSLPNQKLKGLLIDESGWVKKGDKSIGVDHQYCGNVGKTANSQVAVFGCLCTDKYAALVDTRLYLPRSWCTNNARCETAGIPKEDRVFKTKPELATDIVKHQLEMGIEFDYVGGDGLYGNDLAFTRSVEDMGLVYMLDIHSDQKIHLEKPELHIPERKSNRGRPPKRPKASTPSVNANEYIETLTNKDWKKLDIRDSAKGKLKGLFHFKTVYIWDKVQNIVEKRLLVISKRKTKQGVEIKYSFTNAELAQYTHQALAYMQAQRFFIEHSFKEQKQIVGLDQFQTRKWLSWHHQVALNLMVGSFMLKEKLLNQDEVPLLSARDIMDFMVYKFYREMTDERMLEKLQQRHEKRQRDIDLCYSKQ